The genomic stretch CTCATCGCCAATTCTATGGGGGTCGTAACAAAACGTTCTACTTCTTCTGCACTACGCCCATTCCATTGGGTAATGATTACAATCTGGGTATTGGTAACATCCGGAAAAGCTTCAATAGGCATATTTTTGAAACTTATAAATCCGGCAACCGCTAAAATAGCCACCCAGATAAAGGTAAATGCTTTATTCTTTAATGAAAAAGCGATTATATTTTTTATGAATTTATTCATGATAGATACATTGATGACCTAAAAAAGCCGTTGAAAGAATTTATTTTAAATCACTACAATTTTCAGCTGTTTAGAGAACGGTATATCAGAAGCTGGTTGTTGGTAATTACTTCTTCTCCCTCTTTAAGGCCATCTGCAATATACGTAACGTCACCTACCTGTTTCTGTACTTTCACTTCTCTTATTTTCACATCAGTTCTGGACTTAAAAACAACCACAAAACTTTTATTATCATCAAAAATAACGGCCTTGGAAGGAACGGTAAGCATTGTATTGCTTTCCAGGCTAGAAACTTTTATAGTAGCTTTACTATCCGGAATTAATAATCCATTGGCATTATCCAGTACTACTCTTGCCTGCATGGCATTGGTTTGTGGATCAATAATTTTAAATATTTTATCAATTTTTCCATCAAAAACCTTATCCGGATAAGAAAGTGTGGATACTTGGGCTTTCATACCAAGGCTAATCTTATCAATGTCCGATTCGTTAACATTCATGATCGCCCATACATTGGTCGTATTAGCTACATCGAAAATATTATCACTTCGGTCACTTCTCAGTTGCATATCCTTATTGATACTTTTCTGAACAATATATCCGTTAATAGGAGCTACTACACTGTATATATTTCCTGATTTCACATTATAAACAATGCTTACCGCTGCAGCTCTCTGTAGTTGGTCTTCTGCTTTCTGCAATTGACTTTTAGCCTCCAGTACATCTCTTTCAGTATTCAGTTTTCCTTCATAGAGCTCTTTGGCAACTCTAAGATTATTTTTGGCAACAACAAGATCAGTCTTAGCATCACTTACATCTTTTTGAATTTCGGCAAGCTCTGTACTTCTGATGGTCGCCAACACCTGTCCTTTTCTAACATAATCTCCAAGCTCTACATTTACACTCATCACATTTCCTCCTACCAATGGATAAACGTCTATATAACTATTTTTATCTGCAGAGATTTTCCCGTAAAAGCTATATTCATCTTCTATATTTTTTTGTTCAACCTTTGCCAGAGAGATAGA from Chryseobacterium indologenes encodes the following:
- a CDS encoding efflux RND transporter periplasmic adaptor subunit; the protein is MKTYIIPVLMILSLMACSKKEEEKNNQAKKGFELSNTMLNSISLAKVEQKNIEDEYSFYGKISADKNSYIDVYPLVGGNVMSVNVELGDYVRKGQVLATIRSTELAEIQKDVSDAKTDLVVAKNNLRVAKELYEGKLNTERDVLEAKSQLQKAEDQLQRAAAVSIVYNVKSGNIYSVVAPINGYIVQKSINKDMQLRSDRSDNIFDVANTTNVWAIMNVNESDIDKISLGMKAQVSTLSYPDKVFDGKIDKIFKIIDPQTNAMQARVVLDNANGLLIPDSKATIKVSSLESNTMLTVPSKAVIFDDNKSFVVVFKSRTDVKIREVKVQKQVGDVTYIADGLKEGEEVITNNQLLIYRSLNS